The Phacochoerus africanus isolate WHEZ1 chromosome 15, ROS_Pafr_v1, whole genome shotgun sequence genome has a segment encoding these proteins:
- the RTL10 gene encoding LOW QUALITY PROTEIN: protein Bop (The sequence of the model RefSeq protein was modified relative to this genomic sequence to represent the inferred CDS: inserted 2 bases in 2 codons; substituted 3 bases at 3 genomic stop codons): MPCGWHCRQGPRNPIQATANYANAHPWQQMDRASLRVTYSPPVDLWIKQPCCGDPVYVHMTMEQKSTASXCWGRPTGRGPLAMCMPGLWPLRVDFHWVPGSDLDTFDGSPSLLDXFLAXLSNYMSFCFERYQDNLSXVCEVLRHLMGHAQAWAAPYLDGNLPCXDNYELFCQDLEEVIQDPNNFVEYHAAGSCSLPLAPQLPVLRQYLSRFSEALAFNMDASVLAALASPAISSSSATSRNAHSEQQLATESSPGPVVPPTSSGSAPSTDPDPVDPASFQPGKEAPRPVPVLTESAKHSAQKPGPTHPGDPERWKTEGEQ, translated from the exons ATGCCTTGTGGGTGGCACTGTCGGCAGGGCCCTCGCAATCCTATCCAGGCCACCGCCAATTATGCCAACGCTCACCCTTGGCAGCAGATGGACAGGGCTTCTCTGAGAGTCACATACAGCCCCCCAGTAGATCTCTGGATTAAGCAACCTTGCTGTGGGGACCCCGTGTATGTGCACATGACCATGGAGCAGAAGAGcacagcaa gatgctggggtAGGCCCACAGGAAGGGGGCCCCTGGCAATGTGCATGCCCGGCCTATGGCCCCTCAGGGTGGACTTCCACTGGGTGCCTGGCTCAGACCTCGACACCTTTGATGGTTCTCCTTCGTTGCTGGACTGATTCTTGGCCTAGCTGAGCAATTACATGTCCTTCTGCTTTGAGCGCTACCAGGACAACCTCAGCTGAGTCTGTGAGGTCCTCAGGCATCTGATGGGTCACGCCCAGGCGTGGGCAGCCCCTTACCTGGATGGGAACCTACCCT ATGACAACTATGAGCTGTTTTGCCAGGATCTTGAGGAAGTCATTCAGGACCCAAACAACTTTGTTGAGTACCACGCTGCAGGATCCTGCTCTCTGCCTCTGGCCCCACAGCTGCCTGTGTTGAGACAGTACTTATCTAGGTTTTCAGAGGCCCTGGCATTCAACATGGATGCTTCTGTCCTGGCCGCTCTGGCCAGCCCTGCTATTTCTAGCTCCAGCGCCACATCCAGAAATGCTCACTCTGAGCAGCAGCTGGCCACAGAGAGCAGCCCTGGGCCTGTGGTTCCTCCCACCTCATCTGGTTCTGCACCCAGTACTGATCCTGACCCTGTGGATCCAGCATCCTTCCAGCCAGGGAAGGAAGCCCCCAGACCGGTCCCTGTACTTACAGAATCCGCCAAACACTCTGCTCAGAAACCAGGTCCCACTCACCCAGGAGATCCAGAACGCTGGAAAACAGAGGGAGAGCAGTAG